From Fibrobacter sp. UWB4, one genomic window encodes:
- a CDS encoding outer membrane protein assembly factor encodes MSNAQLLDMSQISDKYMVENKINKIRVEGTHHMDDRSVLGRIGIRTGQSYSPTSLSEKVQNSVSTLYASGLFDDVTAWVDYVGDDGSYVDLVFKVKELPALDTAILDGCDEVSEDDLRLKIHMVTGQVYSKAQLERTRQAMLDHYRSEGFLLAEVGYREEPVDEYQNKVTFVIREGNKVRIRGVEVKGNDHVPVEEITDHMLSKENQWWGGGEFKENVFEADRDTVLNVFRHFGFLDAELNDYRAEYLPDSTCLFYLGRMVPVGEKLAPLYTQLNEAMSDSTNPLYKMAGKPTMEVTHYYRNMRKASDKYPLARRLPQVKDEEDAWKLLNDIIRYESARKEWIDLVSDRKWNNPKIDSLLKIKKRSAYESKLLVRYMIEDMIPALYKYDNIKTSSDIIVHIDVTEGRRYYMGGLHFTGNEVQSDMMLNYVFRLDSGAVFDQYLYEASRKALLDSYREDGYLFAQFDEERTFENDSIVNLTYKMNEGLPAQIHKVHVRGNTKTNEKVIRREVRLYPGDTYRQSALERSFRDIMQLNYFDMVVPDIKVVGEQEVDLEFAVQEKQAGTGQFSLGVSYSESDGFVGTASVSIPNCCMGDGQQAALNLEYGADKKSATISFTEPWFLDKPITLGASLSYTWWNMEKYDDPDITRYGGSIFAGKRLKWPDDYFYGQVGYSWLMNDQGPNIKDSYVVYTGKESAFNFRIQRDDKNLPQFPTDGSRYVLDVQWANAAFGSDFEFVKADLSIKWWFPLFRDRLTIALTNEYGVIFGDKLQHRTLYRMGGVLGYDGMLRGYGAGSIGNSRLGRSYQYVGAELQLGLVPQTFYLLPFFFDAGNVFGERIDTNNRIDKPKKNPFSEWDPTKLKKDIGFGFRVVVPMLGIIGFDFAWPLDPGEAYDGTQYSKVGDMEFNFVIGQAF; translated from the coding sequence ATGTCGAATGCCCAGCTGTTGGACATGTCGCAGATTTCCGACAAGTATATGGTTGAGAATAAGATCAACAAGATTCGTGTCGAAGGAACTCATCACATGGACGATCGTTCGGTTCTCGGGCGTATCGGTATCCGCACTGGGCAGAGCTATTCTCCGACGTCGCTTTCTGAGAAAGTTCAGAATTCGGTGAGTACGCTTTACGCTTCTGGGCTTTTTGATGATGTGACCGCCTGGGTGGATTACGTTGGTGACGATGGATCTTACGTGGACTTGGTGTTCAAGGTCAAGGAACTCCCGGCTCTTGACACTGCCATTTTGGATGGTTGCGATGAAGTTTCCGAAGACGATCTCCGCCTGAAAATCCACATGGTTACAGGTCAGGTCTATAGCAAGGCGCAGTTGGAACGTACGCGTCAGGCCATGCTCGACCATTACCGCTCCGAAGGGTTCCTCCTTGCCGAAGTTGGCTACCGCGAAGAACCGGTAGACGAATATCAGAACAAGGTGACCTTTGTGATTCGCGAAGGCAACAAGGTGCGTATCCGCGGTGTTGAAGTGAAGGGCAATGATCACGTGCCGGTCGAAGAAATCACGGACCACATGCTTTCGAAGGAAAACCAGTGGTGGGGCGGCGGCGAATTCAAGGAAAACGTCTTTGAAGCCGACCGCGATACCGTGCTTAATGTATTCCGTCATTTCGGTTTCTTGGATGCAGAACTCAATGATTACCGTGCCGAATACTTGCCGGATTCAACGTGCCTGTTCTACCTTGGACGCATGGTGCCAGTTGGAGAAAAGTTGGCTCCGCTTTACACGCAGTTGAACGAGGCTATGTCCGATTCGACGAACCCGCTTTACAAGATGGCGGGCAAGCCGACGATGGAAGTGACGCACTATTACAGAAACATGCGCAAGGCATCTGACAAGTATCCGCTTGCAAGACGCTTGCCTCAAGTCAAGGACGAGGAAGACGCCTGGAAGCTCCTGAATGACATTATCCGTTACGAGAGTGCCCGCAAGGAATGGATCGACTTGGTGTCGGACCGCAAGTGGAATAACCCAAAGATTGACTCCCTCCTCAAAATCAAGAAGCGCTCCGCTTACGAAAGCAAGCTCCTCGTGCGCTACATGATCGAGGACATGATCCCTGCGCTTTATAAGTATGATAACATCAAGACTTCTAGCGATATTATCGTTCACATCGACGTTACTGAAGGCCGTCGCTACTACATGGGTGGACTCCACTTTACAGGTAACGAAGTCCAGAGCGATATGATGCTCAATTACGTCTTCCGCCTAGATAGCGGAGCAGTGTTCGACCAGTATCTTTACGAAGCATCCCGCAAGGCTTTGCTCGATTCTTACCGTGAAGATGGCTACCTCTTTGCACAGTTCGATGAAGAAAGAACTTTTGAAAACGATTCCATCGTAAACCTCACCTACAAGATGAATGAGGGATTGCCGGCCCAGATCCACAAGGTGCATGTGCGTGGCAATACCAAGACAAACGAAAAGGTGATCCGCCGCGAAGTGCGCCTGTATCCGGGCGATACGTACCGCCAGTCTGCATTGGAACGCAGCTTCCGCGATATCATGCAGCTCAACTACTTCGACATGGTCGTGCCTGATATCAAGGTCGTTGGCGAACAGGAAGTGGACCTCGAATTCGCCGTGCAGGAAAAGCAGGCGGGTACTGGTCAGTTCAGCTTGGGCGTTTCTTATAGCGAAAGCGACGGCTTTGTGGGTACGGCAAGCGTGTCTATCCCGAACTGCTGCATGGGTGATGGCCAGCAGGCTGCTTTGAATCTCGAATACGGTGCTGACAAGAAGAGTGCAACAATCAGCTTTACTGAACCGTGGTTCCTCGACAAGCCGATTACGCTTGGTGCAAGCCTCAGCTACACTTGGTGGAACATGGAAAAGTATGATGATCCGGATATTACCCGTTACGGTGGTAGCATCTTTGCTGGTAAGCGTCTCAAGTGGCCGGATGACTACTTCTATGGACAAGTAGGGTATAGCTGGCTCATGAACGATCAGGGACCGAACATCAAGGATAGCTATGTGGTCTATACGGGTAAGGAATCTGCGTTCAACTTCCGCATCCAGCGTGACGACAAGAACCTGCCGCAGTTCCCGACGGATGGTTCCCGCTATGTGCTCGACGTGCAGTGGGCAAATGCCGCCTTTGGCAGTGACTTTGAATTCGTGAAGGCCGATCTCTCCATCAAGTGGTGGTTCCCGCTCTTCCGCGACCGCTTGACGATTGCCCTTACAAACGAATACGGTGTAATCTTTGGCGACAAGTTGCAGCACCGCACTCTGTATAGAATGGGTGGTGTGCTTGGCTATGATGGCATGCTCCGTGGCTATGGTGCAGGCTCTATCGGTAACAGCCGCCTGGGACGCAGCTACCAGTACGTTGGTGCTGAACTCCAGCTTGGCCTTGTCCCGCAGACATTCTACCTCTTGCCGTTCTTCTTTGATGCGGGTAACGTGTTCGGTGAACGTATCGATACGAATAACCGAATTGATAAGCCAAAGAAAAATCCGTTTAGTGAATGGGATCCGACGAAACTCAAGAAGGACATTGGCTTTGGTTTCCGTGTCGTAGTCCCGATGCTTGGCATTATCGGCTTCGATTTTGCATGGCCGCTCGATCCGGGTGAAGCTTACGATGGTACGCAGTACTCCAAGGTCGGCGATATGGAATTCAACTTTGTCATTGGTCAGGCTTTCTAA
- a CDS encoding OmpH family outer membrane protein, with product MIRKLIVLFSVVFACASFAEDGLRIAHVDSKIIFDGYKGTRKAQEEYDRQVAKWEQQANLLQKELAAIKEKLDKQVLMLSDEKKRELEAEYNKKDTELKSFIDRVYGRNGELITENEKVSAPIIQLIRKAVNEIALQEGYDMVIDRATGAVLFWKKENDLTNKVLNYLNNR from the coding sequence ATGATTCGCAAGTTGATCGTTTTGTTTTCGGTAGTCTTTGCATGTGCAAGCTTTGCCGAGGATGGTCTTCGCATTGCCCATGTGGATTCAAAGATTATCTTTGACGGATACAAGGGCACCAGGAAGGCTCAGGAAGAATATGACCGTCAGGTGGCTAAGTGGGAACAGCAAGCGAACCTCTTGCAGAAGGAACTCGCTGCCATCAAGGAAAAGCTCGATAAGCAGGTCCTGATGCTTTCGGACGAAAAGAAACGCGAACTTGAAGCCGAATACAACAAGAAGGACACGGAACTCAAGTCGTTCATCGACCGCGTCTATGGCCGTAACGGAGAACTCATTACTGAAAACGAAAAGGTGAGTGCCCCGATTATCCAGCTCATCCGCAAGGCTGTGAACGAAATCGCGCTCCAGGAAGGCTATGACATGGTCATTGACCGTGCCACCGGCGCCGTCCTCTTCTGGAAAAAGGAAAACGACCTGACGAACAAGGTTCTGAACTACCTGAACAATAGATAG